The stretch of DNA GCCGCCACAAGATCCTCAGGTGCCGGTGGTGGGTGTGGTGGGCAACTGGGCTCTGGGGTCTTCTGTCCCAGTGGCTGCCTAACTTTTCACCCCCACCACCATCCCCTGACCCCCTTGCAGGGAGAACTATCTGTTTGTCTGTTCCTGCCCCAAATGCCTGGCAGAGGCTGATGAACCCAATGTGACctcagaggaggaggaagaggaggaagaggaaggagaaccAGAAGATGCAGAACTGGGGGATGAGATGACTGATGTGTGATGCTGCCCTGGCCAGAAGGGGCCGTAGCTGGAACCCTGCTGAAAAAGGGAAACCTTCCCCCAAGAGAATAGGCTTGGAAGGACCTTCTTGCTCCCATTGCCTGCTCCCCCCACTGCCAGCCCTGCCTCTGCTGAGGAGAGGACAGAGGACAGAACCTATGCATTCTGTCCCCTGCCAGACCTCATGCCCTGGACACTGCTGCTGAGTTGGCTCAGGCTCTGCGCCATCACTGAGCCCTTCAGAGTCGGCCTCCCTCTGAGGCAGTCCATTCCAGGGTGTGTGGTGCTGGGACCAAGTCAGGGCCAACGGTGTTTCTTCCCTTTGGTCCCATGGCCCACTCTCACCCAACCACCTGAGGCTTCTCCCCTCTCACCTTGCTACTGATTTATTTTGAGGGGGTAACAGAGTGGCAAATCTGAGAACAGCTTGATTTCATTGAAGCAGAAAGAGGCCCTCTCCTCATTTCCCACCTCATATATAGTTGATAAGGCCACTGCCTGACCACTGGCATAGCTGGGAGAGGCAAGAAGGAGGAACCAGGCCTCCAAAGTACCTTCCTCAAGGCTCTCTGTCCAGGACACACTGGATCTGGGTTAATACCGCCCTCTTCTCCCCAACACCCACCTTTTGGACCTCTGGGAAAGTGGAAATGGCCTCTTCCCCAGACTCCAGTTTCTGTACCTCGGGCCTTGCATCTCAGACCCTGGCCCAGTGTCTCGCATCATGGGATGTGGACGAGGCCTCAACCGTCTTCAGGAAGGACACATAGGGGCTCATCACCCCTTCCTCACAGAGCCTTCCTGCTGAGGACTCCAGCAGCATGGCTGCAAGCTGGGGGACAACAGGCCTGTGCACCTTAGTTCAGGAGGCTCAAGTCTTCCCTGGGGCCAGTTTAATGTGGGTCAGGGAGGGGGTTTCTCCTGGCCTCAATCTCCATCTTTAGGGTTTCCGCAAAAGAACACAagttttccagaaacctagaagAGTTGGACTAAAGACTCTGAGATTAGTCTCTCCACTTCCCTCATTGAGCATTACCCATTGTTCCCAGGTTGAGTGCTGTGGGAATTACTATCTGTCACTCCCCTTCCTGCCTGCTTGCCTTTCCTGAGGTGCCCGCTATACCTCCCTGCTGAAGGATCTAAGGGAGGGCAATGCCTACTCCTCAGGCCCTTTCCTGGATCATGGAGCCAAGGTAGAACTGGCATGTCTGGCCCTCTCAACTGTTAGATTCTTCCTTCACAGCACCCAGCACCTCTCTCACGCCCTTCTGCCCACTGCTCTCAGTAAAACAGTGGTGACAGGAATGCTCTGTGGAGAATGGCTTGACAGGCTGCCAAGGCACCCAGCAGTCCGTTGTAGCAGGTACAAAGGAACACAGGTTGGAACAGGTGATGGTGGGAGATGGGAGCTGCAGGTTCCCCAGTTTGGGTTCATCTCTGGTCTCATCATGctgctgtgcaaatgtccctaAAGTCCAAGAGCAAGGGCCCTGTGAACACAAGATAAGTCTTCTCCCCAGGAGTCTAAACTACTGTTGCGTAGGGCTTTCTCAACTCTTGAGTAGGAGGCTGAACTGGGATCAGAGACCAGCAGTTATTTATCTTATCTAGGCTtcaatttcctctctttaaaacAAAAGTATGGGGCCAGACCAGTGGGCTTTGAGGGCCGCTCCCACCCCTGGTGCTCTTATTGTAGGACACACTTGCAACCCTGATGAGTAGCTTTATTGCTGAAAAGTCAGTGAGGGTTTATGGAGTCCCCAAACACTAGGTCCTTAGACCCCTCCAGCAGCTGCCGGGGCGGGgccgggtgggggggggggagaggctGTGAAGGGCAAAGTGAAAAGATCCTTACTGAGAGAGGCTGGAGCCAGGTGGAATGTGGCAGGTCACAGGTGACTCTCAGGCCACCTGCTTTTTACCCTTTTTCCATATACTACCCAGACGTCATGGGACCTGGTTCTTGCCTCTTCCTGTAGCATGAGACACTTGGGGCTCTAGGGAAGGAAGGCCAGTAGGGTGGCTTCCCTTCTTCAGCCTAGCCAAGGCCCAGGCCTTTTCTCCTCTATCTGcagtcctccccccacccccatccccaaatGCTCTCCCCAATTCCCAAACAGCAAAATTCCTGGGTTGCCCCTTCCCAGTCCAGAGTTGCTTATGGTTGGAATGTGGGACCAATTCTTCTACCAGAAGGTCCAGGGTGGTTGCAGCAGCTCAAAGGTGGGGATGCTGGTGACATTGACTGGTATGGAAATGATGGCCCATGGCAGCCCATGCTGTTCCAAGGAGCGGCGGATCATGTAGCTGGGAGGGCATGAAGAAAGGTGGTGATGGTCACCCTCTTGGTACCCTGTTATGCCCCAGTGTCCCCATCACTCTAACAATTCCAGAGCTTGACTTTTTTCACCCTGGGGCACCCCAAGATGAGGCCTGAGGGAAGGGACTGGTGATTGCCCTGGGCCTCCACCCTCAGGCTGGTGCTGACAGAATCAGGGATAAGGAGCCCTCACCCATCTCGGCCGAGTAGGAAGAGGGCGGGGATGTCAGCTGTGCGCTGGGTGCTGTCCTGGATCATCTCCACATAGAAGCTGTCATTGTCAACCGCATCATCAGAGATGATCACTGCCCGCCCACCGTGCTCCTGCACCACCCGGGTCTTGGAGAGGAAGGAGCAGCCCCTGGAAGAAGTGAGACAGAAAGACAGGGTTCTAATTAGGCCATCACATGGGTGGATGGAAAAAGCAccatggagaattttttttttttaaataatagctcataaataaatagccaaaaaaaatgtggaaattcttaatacatttttaagaCCCTTAAAACAACAAATTGCCCAGAACCACCTGTTTCAAAGAACCACTAACAATGAAGATCCCAGAATCTCCCCTAGGCCCCTCCTTACCCCCTCTCCACCAGAGCGATCTGGTTTTGGATGAAGAAACCGTTGCTGAGTTCCCCACAGGCCTCTGGGGGTTCGGCAGGGACAAGGTGGATCTGTTCATACCTCGTGTGCTGAAAGACGTTGAGCCGGGTGAGAATGTAAAGAGATGCCTGTTTAGGACTAGACTGAAGCTTCTGAATTA from Tamandua tetradactyla isolate mTamTet1 chromosome 17, mTamTet1.pri, whole genome shotgun sequence encodes:
- the PRADC1 gene encoding protease-associated domain-containing protein 1, whose product is MVPGTAGWCCLVLWLPACVAAHGLRIHDYLYFQVLSPGDIRYIFTATPAKDFGGIFHTRYEQIHLVPAEPPEACGELSNGFFIQNQIALVERGGCSFLSKTRVVQEHGGRAVIISDDAVDNDSFYVEMIQDSTQRTADIPALFLLGRDGYMIRRSLEQHGLPWAIISIPVNVTSIPTFELLQPPWTFW